The Microbacterium luteum nucleotide sequence AGGAGGGGGTCGAGCAGTTCCACGGTGCACCTTCCGGGTAGGGGCGCTGGTTCAGGTGCCGTCAGGATATCCGGGTGTGGTCTGACCACACAACATCGAGAGGACGAGATGTCTCGTCGTCGAAGGAGTTCGGTAAGTTCGAGCCATGGCGAAAGCGGGGCCGGATGACGAGGTCGATCTGCTGATCGACGCGTGGTCGACGCGGCTTCCCGATGTCGACCTCACGCCGCTCGACGTGTTCTCGCGGCTGCGAAGGGTCGCGCTGCGCCTCGGGCGGCTTCGCTCGGCGGCTTTCCGGGGAGCGGGACTGGCGGCGTGGGAGTTCGACGTGCTCGCGGCGCTGCGCCGTGCCGAGCCGCCGCATCGCCTGTCGGTGGCGCAGCTGATCGAGGCCTCGATGATCTCGAGCGCCGCGATGTCGCACCGCCTCGACAACCTCGTCGCCCGTGACTTCGTCGCCCGCAAGGCCAATCCGCTCGACGGACGGGGTGTGCTCGTGCAGCTCACCGATGCCGGGGCCGACCACGTCGATGCGGCGATGACCGCGCTCGCGCAGCGCGAAGCCGAGGTGCTGGCAGGTGTCTCCGACGCCGATCGCGCCACCCTGACGAGGCTCTTGCGCACCCTGCTGGACGCGCCCGTCGACTGACGACTGCCCACCCGAGACGTCTCGCCCGCCGGGTCGTACGATGGCACCACGCCCATCCAGGGAGGTCGCCATGGTGCAGGTCCGCGTCGCCGGCGTCGCGCTCGACGCCTCGCGACAGCACGTCATCCTTCTCAAGCCCGTGGACGAGGTCCCGGGCGCCGGCAAAGTGCTTCCCATCTGGATCGGGGAGCAGGAGGCGACGTCGATCCTCGTCGCCGTCGAGGGTGCGCCGACCCCTCGGCCGCTGGCCCACGACCTCATGAAGACCCTCCTGGAGAGCATGGGTGGTGCGGTCGATCGGGTTGAGGTGACCCGCATCGAGGAGGGGACCTTCTACGCCGAGGTCACCGTGACCACGGCGCTGGGCGCGCGTGTCGTGGATGCACGCCCCTCCGACGCGGTGGCGCTCGCCTCGCGCACGGGATCACCGATCTGGGTCGCCGATGCCGTCATGGACGAGGCGGGCGTGACCGACATGCTCGCCGATGCGGAGGAGACCGAGGCGGCGGAGCAGAAGGTCGACGAGTTCAAGCGGTTCCTGGACGATGTCGATCCCGACGACTTCCGCAGCTGAGGTGACCGTCCTCCAGGTCGTCGCGGCGGTGATCGAGCGTGACGGTCTCGTGCTGGCGTGCCGTCGGCGCGCCGACCGCTCCGCGGGAGGGCTGTGGGAGTTCCCCGGCGGCAAGATCGAGCCGGGCGAGACGGCCGAGCAGGCGCTGCGACGTGAGATCGCCGAGGAGCTGGGGGTCGAGATCAGAGTGGTCGGCGAGCTGACGGCCGACGTCACCGTCGTGGGCGGGCGCAGCATCCGACTCGTCTGCCTGCGAGCGACACTGCTCAACGCTGCACCCGAGAGCAGCACCGACCACGACGAGCTGCGCTGGACGGCACCGGCCGACCTGCCGTCGCTGGAGTGGGCAGATCCCGACCTCCCCGCCGTCCGCCTCCTGTCCCGCCCCTGACCTCGCCCCGGAGCCCCCGGGCTCCCCCGGCCGCCCGGGGGCTCCGTGGATGTCGGAGAATCGCGCCGATGTCGGAGGATCGGCCGCGAATCATCCGACATCGGGCCGAATCTCCGACCATCGTGAGGGGCTCGGGTGAGGCGCACGGGCAGGACGCTCGGGCAAGGCCAGGCGCGTGGGCGCGGAGGCTCAGACGCGCGTGGCCGCGGGAGCACCCCTCCAGCCGAGCGCCGGAGCGACGTGCGTGGCGAAGTTCTGCACGAGCCGCAGGTTGAAGTCGACGCCGAGCTGGCTCGGGATCGTGAGCATCAGCGTGTCGGCCGACTGCACCGCGGCATCCTCACGCAGCTGCTCGACGAGGGCATCGGGTTCACCGGCGTAGGTCTTGCCGAACGTGGAGCGCATCCCGTCGATCACGCCGATCTGGTCGCCGCCCTGTGCGCCGCCGAAGTACATGGCGTCTTCGGCGGTCAGGATCGGGAAGACGGACCGGCTCACCGACACGCGCGGGGTTCCGGGATGGCCGGCTTCGCGCCATGCCGCGCGGAAGGCGTCGATCTGCGCAGCCTGGAGGAGATCGAACGGCGTGCCATCGGCCTCGGTGAGAAGCGTCGACGACATGAGGTTCACGCCGGTGCGGCCCGCCCACTCCGCCGATTCGCGATTGCCCGCGCCCCACCAGACGCGCGAGCGCAGTCCTTCCGACAGCGGTTCGATGTGCGCCCTCCCGGCCACACCGCCGAACGGCGATGCAGGGTCGCCGTCGGCGAGACCCTCACCGTCGATGGCGCGCAGGAACGTCGCGAAGTGCTCGCGGGCGATGTCGGCGCCGCGAGGGTCGCGTGATCCGGTGTAGCCGAAGGCCTCGTAGCCCCGCACCACGGTCTCGGGTGAGCCACGGCTCACGCCCAGCGCGAGGCGGCCGTCGCTGATGAGATCCACCGCTGCGGCCTCTTCGGCGAGGTAGAGCGGGTTCTCGTAGCGCATGTCGATGACGCCGGTGCCGATCTCGATGCGGCGCGTGCGCGCGGCGATCGCCGCCAGGAGCGGCATCGGCGAGGACTGCTGGCGGGCGAAGTGGTGCACGCGGAAGAAGACGCCGTCCGCGCCGATCTCATCCATGCCCTGGGCGAGATCGATGGCCTGGTGCATCGAGTCGCGCGCCGTGAGCTGCCGGCCGCCGCCGAGGGGGCCGTAGTGACCGAAGGAGAGCGTTCCGAAGCGTTCCATACCGGCTGCAACGCCGACCGCCGCGCATTCATTCCGATGGATGCAGTTGCGCGACCGTGCCGGAAACATCGACCCGCTAGCATCCGAGCGTGGATGTGGCGGTGCTGGGTGCGACGGGTGACGTCGGGCGCGCGGTGTGCGCGGGACTCATCGAGCGGCGGGTGATCCGCCCGACGTCGCGACTGCAGCTGGTGGGAAGGTCCGGCGGGGCGTCCGGACGTGCCGCGCACGGCCTGCGCGCCGACCTCATCGACGCCTATGACGAGCACGCCCCTTTCATCGACGTCGCCAGCGAACCCGACGACGTGGTCGCCGACGTCGTCGTGGTCGCCGCCGGACGCACCGTGCCGACGGCTCCGGACCAGGTCATCGATCGCGATGCGCTCGCCCAGGCCAACCTGGAGATCTTCGAGACGTATGCGCAGGCGCTCGCCGCGCACGGAAGCGGTCACGAAGTCGTCATCGTCGTCTCCAATCCCGTGGAGCTGGGCGTCGACGTCTTCGCGCGCGCCCTCGGGCGGCATCGGGTCATCGGCATGGGCGCGTGGCTGGACACGCTGCGGTTCCGACGCGAGATCGCCGCGGCGCTCGGCATCCGGCGTCAGCGTGTCGGCGGGTTCGTGGCCGGCCAGCACGGGGACGGAGCCGTGCCGCTGTGGTCGACGGTGCGGCTGCGCGGACTGGATGCCGACGAGCGACGCGGCGTCGTCGCCCGGCTCCGCGGCGACCGGGATCTCGACACCTTCGTCGACGAGGTCGCCCATGCCAAGCAGGATCTCGCCCGCCTCGGCCGCGGCGCTGCCGCCGAGGCGTTCGCCCTCGTCGAGGAGTGGCCGCCGGATGTGGAGGCCGTCGTGCGTCCGTACCTCACGCACACGAGCGGCGCGAAGACCGCGAACGGCACGGCGGGTGCCGCGATCGAGATGGTCGACACGCTCCTCGACGGACGGGAGATCGTCGTCGCGGGTCAGGTCGCCGTCGCCGGCGAGGTCTCCTTCGGCGGTGAGTCCGTACACGGGGTGCTGGGGCTGCCGGTGGTCGTCGGTCCCGACGGATGGTCGCGCATCCTCCTCGACGACCTCGCGGTCGATGAGGAGCGACGGCTGGCGGCGGTGTCCCGGCAGATCTCCTCCGCCCTGGCGGCGTGGACGAGTGCAGGGGTGGGCGATGGCGGTCGATGAGCGCTGGGTGGTGTTCGTGCGTGTCGCGGATCGCAGCGGAACGCTCACCGCGCTGTCGGAGTGCTTCTCCACGAGGGGCGTGAGTTTCGAGGCGTTCAGCACCCTCGATGTGCATGGCGGAGAGGGGCACATGGCGATCACGTTCCGGGCCAGCCGGCGCCTCGCGGAGGTGCTGGTGCGCACACTCGGCCGCTTCACAGCCGTGCGCGGCGTGCGTCTGGAGAAGGCGAGCGATCCCCGCGTGCGTGCGACCGCCGCCGTCGAAGGAGTCGAGGTCGCGGCAGCCGACGGCGTGGTCACCCTGTCCGTGTGGAGCGGGGCGACCCTCCTGGCGGGCTCGCTGGATGCTGTCGAGCGCGCCGTCGACATCGCGCGCGCCGCGGGGGCGACCGCCGTGTCGCTCACCGTGCTGCCTCCGCTCGGATGATGCCGCCGTAGCACACGCGGACGGCGATGTCTCCCGGCGGGGTCGGTTCATCTCGCGTGGGTAGGCTCGCCGCACCGACGGAAGGAACATCCATGACCACGCGCATCCTGCTCATCGGCGGCCACGGCAAGGTCGCCCTCCTGGCCGAACCCCTCCTCGTGGAAGCCGGCCATCACGTGACCGCCGTCATCCGCAACCCCGACCACGAAGCCGACGTGCAGGCGACCGGTGCCACACCGCTCGTCGCCGACGTGCAGTCGTTCGACGACGAGCAGATGCGCAACCTCGTCAGCGGCAACGACGTGGTCGTCTGGTCGGCCGGCGCGGGCGGGGGAGACCCCGAGCGCACGTACGCGGTGGACCGCGACGCTGCGATCCGGTCGATGGATGCGGCGGTCGCCGCCGGCGCGCGTCGCTATGTGATGGTGTCGTACTTCGGTGCCGGTCCTGACCACAGGGTGCCCGAGGACAATCCCTTCTTCGCGTACGCCGAGGCCAAGGCCGCCGCCGACGAGCACCTCCGTGCCGCCGACCTCGACGCGACGATCCTCGCGCCGAGCTCGCTGACCGAGGACGACGGCACCGGCATGATCGACACCGAAGCCGCGGAGGCCGGATCGGTGGCGCGCGCCGATGTCGCCGGTGTGATCGCCGCGGTGATCGCGGACGACTCCACGATCGGCCGCACGATCCGCTTCAACAACGGCGACACCCCGATCGCCGAG carries:
- a CDS encoding MarR family winged helix-turn-helix transcriptional regulator; its protein translation is MAKAGPDDEVDLLIDAWSTRLPDVDLTPLDVFSRLRRVALRLGRLRSAAFRGAGLAAWEFDVLAALRRAEPPHRLSVAQLIEASMISSAAMSHRLDNLVARDFVARKANPLDGRGVLVQLTDAGADHVDAAMTALAQREAEVLAGVSDADRATLTRLLRTLLDAPVD
- a CDS encoding bifunctional nuclease family protein codes for the protein MVQVRVAGVALDASRQHVILLKPVDEVPGAGKVLPIWIGEQEATSILVAVEGAPTPRPLAHDLMKTLLESMGGAVDRVEVTRIEEGTFYAEVTVTTALGARVVDARPSDAVALASRTGSPIWVADAVMDEAGVTDMLADAEETEAAEQKVDEFKRFLDDVDPDDFRS
- a CDS encoding (deoxy)nucleoside triphosphate pyrophosphohydrolase gives rise to the protein MTVLQVVAAVIERDGLVLACRRRADRSAGGLWEFPGGKIEPGETAEQALRREIAEELGVEIRVVGELTADVTVVGGRSIRLVCLRATLLNAAPESSTDHDELRWTAPADLPSLEWADPDLPAVRLLSRP
- a CDS encoding LLM class flavin-dependent oxidoreductase — encoded protein: MERFGTLSFGHYGPLGGGRQLTARDSMHQAIDLAQGMDEIGADGVFFRVHHFARQQSSPMPLLAAIAARTRRIEIGTGVIDMRYENPLYLAEEAAAVDLISDGRLALGVSRGSPETVVRGYEAFGYTGSRDPRGADIAREHFATFLRAIDGEGLADGDPASPFGGVAGRAHIEPLSEGLRSRVWWGAGNRESAEWAGRTGVNLMSSTLLTEADGTPFDLLQAAQIDAFRAAWREAGHPGTPRVSVSRSVFPILTAEDAMYFGGAQGGDQIGVIDGMRSTFGKTYAGEPDALVEQLREDAAVQSADTLMLTIPSQLGVDFNLRLVQNFATHVAPALGWRGAPAATRV
- a CDS encoding lactate/malate family dehydrogenase encodes the protein MDVAVLGATGDVGRAVCAGLIERRVIRPTSRLQLVGRSGGASGRAAHGLRADLIDAYDEHAPFIDVASEPDDVVADVVVVAAGRTVPTAPDQVIDRDALAQANLEIFETYAQALAAHGSGHEVVIVVSNPVELGVDVFARALGRHRVIGMGAWLDTLRFRREIAAALGIRRQRVGGFVAGQHGDGAVPLWSTVRLRGLDADERRGVVARLRGDRDLDTFVDEVAHAKQDLARLGRGAAAEAFALVEEWPPDVEAVVRPYLTHTSGAKTANGTAGAAIEMVDTLLDGREIVVAGQVAVAGEVSFGGESVHGVLGLPVVVGPDGWSRILLDDLAVDEERRLAAVSRQISSALAAWTSAGVGDGGR
- a CDS encoding SDR family oxidoreductase, coding for MTTRILLIGGHGKVALLAEPLLVEAGHHVTAVIRNPDHEADVQATGATPLVADVQSFDDEQMRNLVSGNDVVVWSAGAGGGDPERTYAVDRDAAIRSMDAAVAAGARRYVMVSYFGAGPDHRVPEDNPFFAYAEAKAAADEHLRAADLDATILAPSSLTEDDGTGMIDTEAAEAGSVARADVAGVIAAVIADDSTIGRTIRFNNGDTPIAEAVRA